TCCACTCCAAGTCTCTCATGCTCCAGCCTTCTCCAGACTCCATATACATCAGCAAAGGAAAGTAAGGTTGTATCTTGAAGCTTGGATTTGGTTTCTCATCCAAGGGAAATTTAAGGCAAATTGTCACTTCATATCCATCTCCCATCAAAGAGAAGCTGCTTCTAGAAGTGAAAGCATCAGGCAGGTTCATTTAGAATCACAGACAGGTAGGACTGAAAGAATGATGTAGCTAAGTCACTAATGAGGAAAGTAAGGTATGTGGCATCACAAAAGGAGTTGTGCAAGGTTATATCAGGATGGACTCAGCCGGGAGTTAGCTGGGCCATCTTTGAAGGTTCTGTCCCCACCCCATGCCTACTGTGTTCAGAATTAGTGCAGGGAAAGGGTATAGTACTATTCAAATGAGAGTTGGAGGAAATTTTTGAAAAGGTTGTTTACACTGAGGGTCTAGAGAGCTTAGAGATCAACAGGAACCTGAACGGACGTCTCAGTTCACATGCAGGCGCACTCACTCACACAAAGAATGACACAAACACAGAAGCAGAAATCAAGCTGGGCAAAGTAGACAGCAGACAAACCCACCTCTCAGCAGCCCCTGCCTGCGCCAGATGCAAGACGAGAGATGGACCAGCAGAGGGCGCGCCGCCTCCAGGGAGCCGAGGGGTGGCCTAGAAGAGCCTAGCGGCTTAGGGGAGCTGCTGGAGAACGGGACGCGCCCCAGCAGTTCGGCCACTCAGGGTGCAGGGTCAAGCCTTGGGCCCCCCTAGTGGACCCGGGTAACAGACGGGCAGAAGTGCTTCCTAGGAATTACATCACGCTGCGCAACGCtacggctgtgtgtgtgtgtgtgtgtgtgtgtgtgtgtgtgtgtgtgtgtgtgtgtgtgtgtgtgtgtgtgtgtgttagagtgtgcgctgggggtggggtgggggtgggcgtgaggggaggggaagggaaggcacTCAGGCAGAACCGGAGGGAGAAGGCGAGATTCTAGACGCGCCCAGGGAGAGAGCTCCGTGCACATGGCGAAATTCCTTGCGCCTAACTGCACCAAGAAAAGAGCCTTCAGCACCTCCCCAGTGCTCCCCTCCCAGTGCAAAACACCCAAGTAGTGAGCACCCTTCCAGCACCACCTCGAGCGCCCCCCAAGACCGGCCCTGCACCCTCCAGCCCGACTCGAGCGCCGCTGTGAGCTTTCCCCAGGACTGGCCCTGGCGGGGCGCCTACAGCCCCGTTGCATTGCtccaggagaaaggaggggggcggTGCATtttgcaggaggaggagaaggagggtgggtggtgggggagagagaaaattgCGCGGAGACCTGCCAAGAgccaccgccgccgccaccgccgccgccaccgccgccgccgccgccgccgcctgtgAGCTCCGGCGGGCAGCCCGACTGTCGGCTTCCCGGGGCATCTGGGTCCGGCGGGGCACTGCCCTGGGCGCTGCcgaagccgccgccgccgccgcggccgcGGCGAATGCAGGCGGCTTCCCCAGGAGCCTGTGCCGCTCCAGCTCTTCGGGGGTggagaagtggggggtggggttgttgtttggggggaagaagggggagggggtaaCGCCGAGAGAGTCAGTGGTTTCCATGGTGATGGAGCTGAAAGTGCAGGAAATTTAAAGGCTTGGACCCTGCGAGACAGACAAACCGGTGCCAACGTGCGCggacgccgccgccgccgccgccgccgctggaGTCCGCCGGGCAGAGCCGGCCGCGGAGCCCCGAGCGGGCGGAGGGAAGCGCCCGCGGGACCGGCAGGGCAGCGGCGCCGCACACAGCAGCAGGCGCGGAGCGGCGCAAGCAGCAGCCGGAGCCAGAGCGGAGCCGGAGacggagcaggagcaggaggagcggAGAGCGGCTCGTCCACGCGCCTTGCACCGCCGCCGGCCTGGGAGGCAGCGAGGAGCCGGCGCCCCctgcgcccgcccgcccgcccgcggtCACCCTGGAGTGATTTCGGATGCCCCGCCGCGGCCGCCAGCCCAAGTAgagccaggagaggaattgcgacCAACTTGGGTGTCTTTCCTCCGCCCGAGTGGGAGCCGGCGCTGCGAGAAGGGCTCTGCCGGCGGCTCATGCTGCCGGCCCTGCGCCTGCCCAGCCTCGGGTGAGCCGCCTCCGGAGAGACGGGGGAGCGCGGCAGCGCCGCGGACTCGGCGGGCTCTGCTCCGGGGACGCGGGACGAGGCGGCAGCCCCGGGCGAGCGCCGGAGGCATGGAGCGCTGCCCCAGCCTGGGGGTCACCCTCTACGCCCTGGTGGTGGTCCTGGGGCTGCGGGCGGCACCGGCCGGCGGCCAGCACTATCTCCACATCCGCCCGGCCCCCAGCGACAACCTGCCCCTGGTGGACCTCATCGAACACCCGGACCCTATCTTTGACCCCAAGGAGAAGGATCTGAACGAGACGCTGCTGCGCTCCTTGCTCGGGGGCCACTACGACCCGGGCTTCATGGCCACCTCTCCCCCCGAGGACCGGCCCGGCGGAGGCGGGGGCGCAGCCGGGGGAGCCGAGGACCTGGCGGAGCTGGACCAGCTGCTGAGGCAGAGGCCGTCGGGGGCCATGCCGAGCGAGATCAAAGGGCTGGAGTTCTCCGAGGGCTTGGCCCCTGGCAAGAAGCAGCGCCTGAGCAAGAAGCTGCGGAGGAAGTTACAGATGTGGCTGTGGTCGCAGACCTTCTGCCCGGTGCTGTACGCGTGGAACGACCTGGGCAACCGCTTTTGGCCACGCTACGTGAAGGTGGGCAGCTGCTTCAGCAAACGCTCGTGCTCGGTGCCGGAGGGCATGGTGTGCAAGCCCTCCAAGTCTGTGCACCTCACGGTGCTGCGGTGGCGCTGTCAGCGGCGCGGGGGGCAGCGCTGCGGCTGGATTCCCATCCAGTACCCGATCATTTCCGAGTGCAAGTGCTCCTGCTAGAACTCGGGGCACCCTTTCCGCACCCGGACACATGGGCGATCCGCATCAACGTCCCCCAGTCTCCAGCCAGCTCCACCACCCTCTCTCTCCACGAGGGGAttcaatgaacttttttttttttggctacagAGACTTAGCTTTCTGGTTCATGTAATGCACTGTTTAACTGTGTAggaatgtatatgtgtgtgtatatatacggTCCcagttttaatttacttattaaaagGTCAGTATTATACGTTAAAGTTACCGGCTtctactgtatttttaaaatatatatataagcaacaggaaaaaagaacagagaaaagaCTTATTCTGGTTGTTGCTAATAATGTTAACCTGCTATTTATATTCCAGTGCCCTTCGCATGGCGAAGCAGGGGGGGGGaaagttattttttcttaaacTGCAAAGAGGGGGAGAACTTTTGTAGAAGGACTTTATAAAAGCTATTTTCCATTCTTCGGAAAGTGTTTTTGGTTTTCCTTGGACCTCGAAGAAGCTATAGAGTTCAATGTTATTTTACAGTTATTGTAAATATAGAGAACAAATGGAATGACTAATCATTGTAAATTAAGAGTATCTGCTATTTATTCTTTATAATATCCCTTGTAGTAAATGAGAAAGAAGTGCAGAGCAGGATTAAAGAAAACCACTAAAATCGACTGCGCTCCACACTGTGTTGGTGattgatggggagttggggggggtaaGTGGGGGAGTTAGGGACGTCGCTGGGCTTACTGTGCCTGTTGGGAGAAGGGACTCATTCCTCCTGATGTGATGGAGGTGACTGATAGGGCTTTTTTTTTGCTCAGGGTAGTTATTCTCTAACCCCTCACTCTAGAGTCACGTgacctgcccagtctccctgagtgtctttttttttttttccccctccctatgTCACCAAAGCTCCGGCTCCTAGTGACCTCGGCACCCAGCCGGCCCCCTGGAGCTGACCCCAAGCTGGGCTcctgggcggggggtgggggggtggggtggtggtggtagggagggTGGGTGGCTGGCTTTGTCCTGCCTGACAGGCCCTTCACAATGGGGACACGTGTCTTTCACACCTACCCTGGGGGCGGAGTGCGGCTGAAACTTGACCCCCAAggaatgggggggagggagatctGAGCTCGTCCACCCAGATCCCGCCTCGCAGTCTGCGCCCCCATCCCATATCCATATTAACCCTTTCCACTACCGGATGCTACCTTGTTGCAAGCTAAAGCTGTCTCTTGAAATCAAGTCTTGCAGCCTCCAGAATCTTGCGGTCTGACTCCTCCCccatatccccacccccaccc
Above is a window of Erinaceus europaeus chromosome 12, mEriEur2.1, whole genome shotgun sequence DNA encoding:
- the NOG gene encoding noggin; this translates as MERCPSLGVTLYALVVVLGLRAAPAGGQHYLHIRPAPSDNLPLVDLIEHPDPIFDPKEKDLNETLLRSLLGGHYDPGFMATSPPEDRPGGGGGAAGGAEDLAELDQLLRQRPSGAMPSEIKGLEFSEGLAPGKKQRLSKKLRRKLQMWLWSQTFCPVLYAWNDLGNRFWPRYVKVGSCFSKRSCSVPEGMVCKPSKSVHLTVLRWRCQRRGGQRCGWIPIQYPIISECKCSC